Proteins from one Falco naumanni isolate bFalNau1 chromosome 2, bFalNau1.pat, whole genome shotgun sequence genomic window:
- the P2RY6 gene encoding P2Y purinoceptor 6 — translation MANLTILVATGRNSCTFHEEFKQVLLPLVYSVVFMVGLPLNAVVIGQIWVARKALSRTMIYMLNLATADLLYVCSLPLLIYNYTQKDYWPFGDFTCKFVRFQFYTNLHGSILFLTCISIQRYLGICHPLASWHKKKGKKLTWLVCAAVWFIVIAQCLPTFVFASTGTQRNRTVCYDLSPPDRSTAYFPYGITLTVTGFLLPFMAILACYCSMARILCQKDELIGLAVHKRKGKAVRMIIIVVIVFSISFFPFHLTKTIYLIVRSSPGLPCPALQAFAIAYKCTRPFASMNSVLDPILFYFTQRKFRESTRYLLDKMSSKWRHDHCITYGS, via the coding sequence ATGGCCAACTTGACAATCCTTGTGGCCACTGGGAGAAACTCATGCACCTTCCACGAGGAGTTCAAGCAGGTCTTGTTGCCCCTGGTCTACTCGGTGGTGTTCATGGTGGGGTTGCCCTTGAACGCCGTGGTCATAGGGCAGATCTGGGTGGCCCGTAAAGCACTCAGCCGCACCATGATCTACATGCTGAACCTGGCCACAGCTGATCTGCTCTATGTCTGTTCCCTCCCACTCCTCATCTACAACTACACCCAGAAGGATTATTGGCCTTTTGGGGACTTCACCTGCAAATTTGTCCGCTTCCAGTTCTACACCAACCTACACGGCAGCATCCTCTTCCTCACCTGCATCAGCATCCAGCGGTACCTGGGCATCTGCCACCCCTTGGCCTCGTGGCAcaagaagaaggggaagaagctgACGTGGCTGGTGTGCGCCGCAGTGTGGTTCATTGTCATTGCCCAGTGCCTGCCCACCTTTGTCTTTGCTTCCACCGGCACCCAGAGGAACCGTACTGTCTGCTACGACCTGAGTCCACCGGATCGCTCCACTGCCTACTTCCCCTACGGCATCACCCTCACTGTCACCGGCTTCTTGCTGCCTTTCATGGCAATCCTTGCCTGCTACTGCAGCATGGCCCGGATCCTGTGCCAGAAGGACGAGCTGATTGGCTTGGCAGTACACAAGAGGAAGGGCAAAGCCGTACGTATGATCATCATTGTGGTCATCGTCTTCTCCATCAGTTTCTTCCCCTTCCACCTCACCAAGACCATCTACCTGATAGTCCGTTCCTCACCCGGACTGCCCTGTCCGGCTCTACAGGCTTTTGCCATCGCCTACAAGTGCACACGTCCATTTGCCAGCATGAACAGTGTCCTTGACCCCATCCTCTTCTATTTCACCCAACGCAAGTTTCGCGAGAGCACCCGTTACCTCCTTGACAAGATGAGCTCCAAGTGGCGGCATGACCACTGCATTACCTATGGATCCTAA